One stretch of Corynebacterium callunae DSM 20147 DNA includes these proteins:
- the xerD gene encoding site-specific tyrosine recombinase XerD: MSVAATVKTWLTHLAVERGLSDNTLKSYRRDCARYAEWLERAGIEELGDVTTSHVENYVMDLRRGVDGRQPLSASSAGRALIVARGLHKFALAEGLVKFDVAAEVSPPATGRHLPDTLSIEEVGALIDAIPTSDIATPVDIRDRALIEVLYGTGARISEAVGLVVDDVADRPEVLRILGKGSKQRIVPFGSMAKKAVEDYLTRARPALSKGKSHALFLNQRGGELSRQSAWAVLKKAVQRAGLDKDISPHTLRHSFATHLLEGGADVRVVQELLGHSSVTTTQIYTHVSAENLRQVWRESHPRA; encoded by the coding sequence GTGAGTGTCGCAGCAACCGTCAAAACCTGGCTCACGCATCTGGCTGTGGAGCGCGGGCTTTCGGATAATACGCTGAAGAGTTATCGGCGGGATTGCGCGCGATATGCGGAATGGCTGGAGCGCGCTGGCATCGAAGAATTAGGCGATGTCACTACCTCCCATGTGGAAAATTACGTCATGGATCTGAGGCGTGGAGTGGATGGGCGCCAACCACTTTCAGCTTCTTCGGCAGGCCGGGCGTTGATTGTAGCACGTGGTTTACACAAATTTGCACTCGCTGAAGGCCTAGTTAAGTTTGACGTCGCGGCGGAAGTTTCGCCTCCGGCAACTGGTCGCCATCTACCCGATACTTTGAGCATTGAGGAAGTGGGTGCCTTGATTGACGCGATTCCTACCTCAGATATTGCTACTCCAGTAGATATCAGGGATAGAGCCTTGATTGAGGTACTTTATGGCACTGGTGCGCGTATCTCTGAGGCCGTGGGTTTAGTGGTTGATGATGTTGCCGATAGGCCCGAGGTTTTAAGAATCCTGGGCAAGGGTTCCAAGCAGCGCATTGTACCTTTTGGGTCAATGGCTAAGAAGGCGGTGGAGGACTACCTCACACGTGCGCGGCCTGCATTGTCCAAGGGTAAAAGCCATGCGCTTTTTCTCAACCAACGCGGTGGAGAGCTCTCGAGGCAGTCAGCGTGGGCGGTGTTGAAGAAAGCCGTGCAAAGGGCAGGGCTAGATAAGGATATTTCCCCGCACACCCTGCGTCATAGTTTTGCCACGCACCTTTTAGAGGGCGGGGCAGATGTGCGTGTGGTGCAAGAGCTCTTAGGGCATTCCTCGGTGACAACTACGCAGATTTACACTCATGTCAGCGCCGAAAATTTGCGTCAGGTTTGGCGCGAATCTCACCCCCGGGCATAA
- a CDS encoding ParA family protein — MSDAGKQNTSKVEVGLTGRPLRELPDPQPLEKHGPATIIAMANQKGGVGKTTSTINLGACLAEAGRKVLLVDLDPQGALTAGLGIRYDDVDVTVYDLMVDNNSTIDQAIHHTTVPDLDVVPANIDLSAAEIQLVNEVGREQTLARALRPVMKEYDFIILDCQPSLGLLTVNALACAHGVIIPMECEYFSLRGLALLTDTVEKVADRLNFDLEILGILVTMFDRRTSHAREVMSRVVEVFDEKVFDTVITRTVRFPETSVAGEPIITWAPTSQGAEQYRALAREVIHRATH; from the coding sequence GTGAGTGATGCGGGGAAGCAGAACACTTCTAAAGTGGAGGTCGGGCTCACCGGCCGACCCCTGCGTGAATTGCCGGACCCCCAGCCTTTGGAAAAGCATGGTCCAGCAACAATTATCGCCATGGCAAACCAAAAAGGTGGCGTGGGTAAAACCACCTCCACCATTAACCTCGGTGCATGCCTCGCAGAGGCAGGGCGTAAAGTCCTGCTCGTTGACTTGGATCCTCAAGGTGCTTTAACTGCGGGCCTAGGTATTCGTTATGACGATGTTGATGTCACCGTCTATGACCTCATGGTGGACAATAACTCCACCATCGATCAGGCTATTCACCACACCACGGTCCCAGACCTAGATGTAGTGCCAGCAAATATTGATCTCTCCGCCGCTGAAATCCAGTTGGTTAATGAGGTTGGTCGTGAACAAACTCTCGCTCGTGCCTTGCGTCCTGTGATGAAGGAATATGACTTCATCATCCTGGACTGTCAGCCATCCCTTGGATTGCTGACGGTCAATGCGCTCGCATGCGCCCATGGCGTAATTATCCCAATGGAGTGTGAGTATTTCTCATTGCGCGGCTTGGCTTTGCTCACCGATACCGTGGAGAAGGTTGCAGATCGCCTCAACTTCGATCTGGAGATCTTGGGCATCTTGGTCACCATGTTTGATCGTCGCACTTCCCATGCGCGTGAAGTGATGTCGCGAGTGGTGGAAGTTTTTGATGAGAAGGTTTTTGATACCGTCATCACTCGCACGGTGCGTTTCCCTGAAACCTCTGTCGCCGGCGAGCCTATTATCACGTGGGCTCCGACTTCCCAGGGCGCTGAGCAATACCGCGCGCTGGCACGCGAAGTCATTCACCGCGCTACCCACTAA
- a CDS encoding segregation and condensation protein A, with product MTTVAEKHQELSAGEPGVGPIGPEPLVSPTPETNEDAAGFKVQLDNFEGPFDLLLQLISKKKLDVTEVALAQVTDEFISYTRALGETSDLDEVTEFLVVAATLLDLKTARLLPRGEVDDEEDLELLEIRDLLFARLLQYRAYKQVADLFGQWQREARRRYPRAVSLEAQFVDLLPPVSLGHSPQSFGELAAAVFKPQPPEGVRTDHIHQVAVSVPEQAGKILSTLKLAGIDHFLTFQLLTRDCTVSMEIVGRFLALLELYKARAIETVQDEPLGELKVAWTGKEVDPAVVAASDWQ from the coding sequence ATGACTACAGTCGCTGAAAAACATCAGGAGCTCTCCGCAGGAGAACCAGGGGTTGGCCCCATTGGGCCGGAACCTCTTGTTTCTCCAACCCCGGAAACAAATGAAGACGCCGCGGGGTTCAAGGTTCAGCTAGATAATTTTGAAGGTCCTTTTGACCTCCTATTGCAGCTGATTTCAAAAAAGAAACTTGATGTCACTGAAGTTGCCTTAGCTCAAGTAACCGATGAGTTTATTTCTTATACGCGCGCACTTGGTGAAACTAGTGATCTTGATGAAGTCACAGAGTTCTTGGTGGTGGCAGCAACCTTATTGGATCTTAAAACTGCCCGCTTATTGCCACGTGGTGAAGTAGATGATGAAGAAGATTTAGAACTGCTTGAGATTCGCGATCTGCTCTTTGCCCGCCTTTTGCAATATCGCGCTTATAAGCAGGTTGCCGATCTTTTTGGGCAATGGCAGCGAGAGGCCCGCAGGCGATATCCGCGTGCAGTGTCTTTGGAAGCACAATTTGTGGATCTTTTGCCACCTGTTTCCTTAGGCCATTCTCCCCAGAGTTTTGGTGAACTTGCCGCAGCGGTGTTTAAACCACAACCCCCAGAAGGTGTACGCACCGACCACATTCACCAAGTTGCAGTATCGGTGCCGGAACAAGCAGGAAAAATCCTAAGCACCCTCAAACTTGCTGGTATTGACCATTTTCTTACCTTCCAATTGCTCACTCGTGATTGCACCGTGTCCATGGAAATCGTGGGAAGATTCTTGGCACTTCTAGAACTTTATAAAGCTCGCGCCATTGAGACTGTGCAAGACGAGCCTCTGGGCGAGCTTAAAGTGGCGTGGACAGGAAAAGAAGTTGATCCAGCGGTAGTGGCTGCCAGCGATTGGCAATAA
- a CDS encoding GNAT family N-acetyltransferase produces MATITRTDRLILVPLNVEHVDEAHQIYSDTRLWEHRPQARHKDLRETREIIKRTNDSWNQKDLGPWGVYLRERPAEFVGVGGVELVDGKVWDLKYRLRPDLWGNGYATEISNAATTATKRIDDSLPLTARVTTNHPASYHILEKLGLSPVWEGRRIGTENDPNEPNVRIYADRPLSDEVLELLKNRP; encoded by the coding sequence ATGGCTACGATTACACGCACCGACAGGCTCATCCTGGTTCCGCTAAATGTGGAGCACGTTGATGAAGCACACCAGATTTACTCTGATACCCGCCTTTGGGAGCACCGCCCCCAAGCTCGGCACAAAGACCTCCGCGAAACCCGCGAGATCATCAAGCGGACCAACGATAGTTGGAATCAAAAAGATCTTGGACCTTGGGGTGTATATCTGCGCGAGCGTCCGGCGGAATTTGTAGGCGTTGGTGGCGTAGAGCTAGTAGATGGCAAGGTATGGGATCTGAAGTACCGCCTTCGCCCAGATCTTTGGGGCAATGGTTATGCCACCGAGATCTCAAATGCCGCCACAACTGCCACCAAGCGTATCGACGATTCCCTGCCACTTACTGCCCGCGTGACAACCAACCACCCTGCGTCTTATCACATTCTGGAAAAGCTTGGTCTCTCCCCTGTTTGGGAAGGCCGTCGCATTGGTACTGAGAACGATCCCAATGAGCCCAATGTGCGGATTTATGCTGACAGGCCACTAAGCGACGAGGTTTTGGAGTTATTAAAGAATCGTCCCTAG
- a CDS encoding sulfurtransferase, whose product MTSVYSSPTEHDHAPLVPFYPDGPVVTVSWLAEHLGQDNLVVLCAAMNDAEQAQAAGIPGAHLADLEADFSDQSATLPHTVPGNLKTVLESYGISDDTTVVVYDRQGLMVAPRVWWLLRAAGLTKIGVLDGGLPAWQAAGLDVTELAIPVAKGHINATPRPELLVGADGVERAIARSSKAVVDARSAGRFSGVEDEPRPGLKKGSIPGSVNIPFDEVVDAEGLLRAPADLRELFEHRTHHAKSLVFSCGSGVTACVDAYAAVVAGYEDVVVYDGSWAEWGNPKNQRPIA is encoded by the coding sequence ATGACTTCTGTATATTCATCTCCGACAGAGCATGATCATGCCCCTTTAGTGCCGTTCTACCCCGATGGTCCGGTAGTTACCGTGAGCTGGCTTGCTGAACACCTAGGCCAGGACAACCTCGTCGTGCTGTGTGCTGCAATGAATGATGCAGAACAGGCCCAAGCGGCCGGAATCCCTGGCGCCCACCTTGCTGATCTGGAAGCTGATTTTTCCGATCAATCGGCAACACTTCCTCACACCGTGCCGGGCAATCTTAAAACTGTGTTGGAAAGCTATGGCATTAGCGATGACACCACAGTGGTGGTTTATGACCGACAGGGCTTAATGGTCGCACCGCGAGTGTGGTGGCTATTGCGTGCCGCTGGCCTAACAAAGATCGGCGTTTTGGACGGAGGCTTACCGGCATGGCAAGCAGCTGGGCTAGACGTTACTGAGCTGGCAATTCCTGTAGCTAAGGGGCACATTAACGCTACGCCTCGTCCTGAACTTTTGGTCGGTGCTGATGGGGTAGAGCGTGCCATTGCGCGATCTAGTAAAGCAGTAGTGGATGCACGCAGTGCCGGACGTTTTTCCGGAGTGGAAGATGAACCTCGTCCGGGCTTGAAAAAGGGCTCAATTCCCGGCAGTGTCAATATTCCTTTTGATGAAGTTGTGGATGCAGAGGGATTGTTAAGGGCACCTGCGGATTTACGTGAACTTTTTGAACACCGCACCCACCACGCAAAATCCCTGGTGTTTAGCTGCGGCTCAGGAGTAACTGCCTGCGTTGATGCGTATGCTGCCGTTGTTGCAGGTTATGAAGACGTAGTTGTTTATGACGGATCTTGGGCAGAGTGGGGCAATCCTAAAAATCAGCGCCCGATTGCATAA
- the scpB gene encoding SMC-Scp complex subunit ScpB, protein MNDFDPALIPAMSLIPQTRSRLESILLVVDSPVPASTLARVLGSETGAITGILQEMATELDERGSGIDLRETAEGWRYYTRPENADIVEQFLLDGNQTRLSRAALETLAVVAYRQPVTRSQISAVRGVNVDGVMRTLQLRGLVKEVDVEESTGAHRYATTELLLELLGIESLDKLPDLAPLLPEVDSIDEDF, encoded by the coding sequence ATGAATGACTTTGACCCCGCATTGATTCCAGCCATGAGTTTGATTCCTCAAACCCGATCCCGGCTGGAATCAATTTTATTGGTGGTTGATTCACCAGTTCCAGCTAGCACTTTAGCCCGAGTTTTAGGCAGTGAGACCGGGGCTATTACAGGCATTTTGCAGGAGATGGCCACTGAACTTGATGAGCGGGGAAGTGGCATTGACCTGCGGGAAACCGCAGAAGGTTGGCGTTATTACACCCGTCCGGAAAACGCCGACATCGTGGAGCAATTTCTCCTGGATGGTAACCAAACGCGATTGTCTCGTGCAGCCTTAGAAACCTTGGCTGTTGTTGCATATCGGCAGCCGGTGACGCGTTCCCAAATTTCCGCGGTCCGTGGCGTCAATGTTGATGGAGTAATGCGTACCCTGCAGCTGCGCGGGTTGGTTAAGGAAGTTGATGTTGAGGAATCAACCGGTGCTCACCGCTATGCAACCACAGAGTTATTGCTTGAATTATTAGGTATTGAATCTTTGGATAAATTGCCTGACCTGGCGCCGTTATTGCCCGAGGTTGACTCCATTGATGAAGACTTCTAA